In Massilia sp. METH4, the genomic window AACGAATTCGTGTAGGCCGACGCGGTGATCGCCGTGCCGGCGGCACCGCCATTGATCGCGCCGTCGGTGGTCGTGGCGCCGGTGTCGACGTTGATGCGCAGGTTCTGGCCCGTATTGCTCACGACACGCAGGCGGTCGGCCACGGGGTTGAAGTCCACGCCGAAATCGCTGCCTGCCAGTGCGGTGAAGGGCGCCGTGGTATCGGCCGCGTCGGCGACCAGCGTCGACTTCAGGGTGGCCATGCCGCTTTCCGTATCGATCGTGTACAGCCGGCCGGTCGAGCCGAGGGCGTACAGCTTGCCGTCGGCCGGCCGGTAATCGATGCCGAGGAGGGTTTCGCCGCCCTGCAGGCCGGACACGGTCGCCGTTGTCCGCACGGTGCCGGGCGCATCGCGATTGAAGGAGATCAGCCTGTTGCCGCTGGTAAGGGCGAACACGTCGCCCGGCGGCACCGGGACGCCCGGCGTGGGCGTCGGCATCGGCGTTCCGGCGTCTTGGTGGCCGCCGCCGCCACCGCAGGCGGCCAGGGTCAGCGCGATCGAGACGGCAAGGGCAAGCGTGGAAAACTGGGGTCGGTTCATGGTCTGTCCTCGTGAGTTGTCTGCTCAACAGCTGCCGGAATGGCAACGTTGGTGCGGTTACTACTCGCGAGGAAGCCGATCGGATGCAGCCGCCCGCAAATTCTTTTTCGCCGTTCCGTCAGGCAATGGCGCGCACCCGCCAACAGGCGGCGGTGAAACAGATCCGGTCGCCCTGCACGAACGGGTCGAGCGCCGCCCGCGCGATCGCGGCGATGCGCTCGCGCTCCTCCGGCGCCAGCGTCGGCAGCAGATGCCCGAGTGGGCCCATCCGCGCGGCGTACAGTTGCGCTCCGGCGGCCGGGTAGGAGCACGGTACGTCGGCCGGCTCCAGCGTGACCGCCTGCCAGCCGGCTTGCGCCAGGATGCCGCGCACCCGTTCCGGCCGGGCAAGGGCGAACTGCCCGGGGCCGTCCGGCTGCCGGGGCGGCAGTTGCGGCAGCAGCGGCGCCGTGGCTTTCTCCGCGGCCGTCATGTAGGGGTTGTCCGCCGCATCCCGCCACACGAACATGTCCAGCCGTGCGCCGGGGCGGGCGGCTTGCCGGAGATTGCGGAAGGCGGCCACGGGGTCGCCGAAGAACATCACGCCGAAGCGCGAGATGACGGCGTCGAAGCCGGCCGGCGCGAAGGCGTGCTGCTGGGCATCCGCGCAGACGAACGTGGCGCCGAGGCCGAGCCGGGCGGCCGTCGCGCGCGCGGCGTCGATCATCTGGGCCGACAGGTCGACGCCCGTGGCGTCGGCGCCACGGCGGGCGGCCGCCAGCGTGGTGCTGCCGGTACCGCAGCCGACATCCAGCACCCGCTGGCTGGCGCCGATCCCGTCCGCGAGCAGCGTCTCGATGGGGCGGAACATCTCGTCCAGCAAGTCGCGCAGATCCACCCACGAATTGCCGGCAGTGCCGTTCCACAGCGCGGCTTGGGTGATTGGCGTGGCAGTCATGTCGCTTCCTTTCGTAATGGGCACCATGCTATCGTGCCACTTCAAGTCCACTTGAGGTCAAGCATGGCACTGGATATCGGGGAAGTGGCACGGCGCAGCGGCGTCGCGCCCTCCACCTTGCGCTACTACGAAGAAAAGGGGTTGATCGCCTCGAGCGGCCGCAATGGATTGCGCCGGGTATTCGACGGCGCCGTGCTGGAGCGGCTGGCGCTGATCGCGCTGGGCCGCGCCGCCGGCTTCTCGCTCGGCGAGATCGGCGCGATGCTGTCACCCGACGGCCGTCTGCACATCGACCGTGCCACGCTGCTGGCCCGGGCAGACGACATCGACTCGACGATCCGCAAGCTGGCCGCCGTGCGCGACGGCCTGCGGCATGCGGCGCAGTGCCAGGCGCCCAGCCATCTGGAGTGCCCCACCTTCCGCCGCATCATGAAGGCCGCCGCCGCCGGCCTTATCGCGTCGCCGGAGGCGCACCCTGTCGGCCGCAAGGGGCGGTAATACCGTTCAGGCGGGCGCCAGCCGCGCCACCGGCCGTTCTTCCCTGATGGGCAGGTTCACCAGCGCGGCTGCCAGGGCCAGAGCTGCGTCGGCCCACCACATCCAGCTGTAGTCGCCCGTCGCCGTGACGGCGATCCCGCCCAGCCAGGCGCCGAAGAAGCCGCCGACCTGGTGGCTGAACAGCGTGAGGCCGAACAGCGTGGCCAGGTAGCGGGTGCCGAACAGTTTCGCCGTCAACCCGGCGGTCGGCGGCACGGTCGCCAGCCAGGTGGTGCCCAGCACCGCGGCGAACACATAGAAGGTCATCGCTTCCTTCGGCGCCGCCAGGTACAGCAGAACGGCGGCGGCGCGCGTCGCGTACATCCAGAACAGCAGCGTCTTCATGCGCACGCGGGAACCCAGCGCACCGGCAAGCAGGCTGCCCGCCACGTTCGTCAAGCCGATGATCGCCAGCGATGTCGACGCCACGGCGGTGCTCAAGCCGCACAGGTTCACTTCGCCCGGCATGTGCGTGACGAGGAAGGCGATATGAAAACCGCACGTGAAGAATCCGGCGTGCAGGCACCAGTAGCTGCGGTCGCGGAAGGCGAGCTTCAACTGCGCGCGCAGCGTGATGCCGGCCACGCCGCCGGCCGCGCTACCGGTTGCGTTGGCGGGCTTTGGCTCGCCGCGCAAGCGCCAGGCGAGCGGCGCCGTGGTCAGGGCCAGCGCGGCCATCATCCACATCGCGTGCATCCAGCCGAAGGCCGCCATCACGGCCCCGTTCAGCGGCGCGAATACGAACTGGCCCATGCTGCCGCCGGCATTGATCACGCCGTTGGCGAAGGAGCGGCGCTCGGCCGGGATGTGCTGGGCGGTGGCGCCGATCAGAATCGAGAAGCTGCCGGCTCCGGCACCCGCCGCGCTGAGGATGCCGATGGCGAAGATCAGCCCCCATTCGCTCGTGACCTGGGTGGTTAGCGCGGAGCCGGCGGCGAGCATGAGCGCTCCCAGCACGATCACGCGGCTAGGCCCCCAGCGGTCGGCCACGGCGCCGAACAGGGGCTGCACGGCGCCCCAGACGAGCTGGGCGACCGCCATGGCGAAACTGATGGCGGCCACGCCCAGGCCGGTATGGGTGTTCAGTGGGGACAGGAACAGCCCCAGCGATCCCCGTGTGCCCATGGTGACCATCAGGATCGCGGCGGCCGTGAGTACGATCAGCCAGGGCGTCGCCGGCGCGGGCGCGGGGGCCGAGAACGGGTTGGCAGCTTGCTTGTGCATGAGTTTTCCTCCATCGAATGCGGTGCAAATGAGGTGCAAATGAGGTGCCATTCTCGCCAGCCCCCGGGGCCGCGACAAATGATAAGATTTCGCCAACAAAATAGAAAATCTCTACCATGCCCGCACCCTTGCCGATCAAGTCGCTGCTCGTATTCGATGCGGCGATGAAGCACAACAGCTTTGCCCTTGCGGCAGAGGAATTGCACGTCACACCCGGCGCGGTGGGCCAGCAGATCCAGAAGCTGGAGGCGTGGCTGGGCACGCCGCTGTTCGTGCGCGCCACGCGCCAGGTGCTGCCCACCGCCGAGGCGTCGAGCTACTGGGCGGCGATCCAGCCCGCGCTGGCGCGGCTCCAGCATGCCAGCGACGAGTTGCGGCTGGGGCGCAGCAACGAGGTATGGCTGTCGATTCCGCCGACGCTGGCGGCCAAGTGGTTCGCCCCGCGCATGGCCGCCTTTTTCACCGCGAATCCGGGTATCGCCCTGCACCTTTCCGCCACCACGGCCCTGGCCGATTTCGAACGCGAGCGGGTGGATCTGTCGATCCGGCATTTCGACGGCCGCGATCCGGCCCTGCATGCGGAACTGCTGTGGCGCGATGAAATCCGCCTCTACTGCTCGCCCGCCTATGCGCGGGAGCTGCGCCTGGAGAAGCCGGACGACCTGGCGCGCGGGACGCTGCTGCACACCACGTTCCACCCGCACTGGAGGGAATGGCTGCTGCGCTTTTCCGCGCTCGCCGCGCGGCAGGTGGACGCGATACCCGCACTGCATTTCGACCAGGGCATGCTGGCCATCGAAGCGGCCCGGCATGGCCAGGGCGCGGTGCTCAGCAGCGCTGTCCTCACCGAGGTGGAGGTGCGCGACGGCACGCTGTGCGAACCCTTCCCATTGCGCCTGCCGCTGTCGAAGGGCTATTACGTGGTGCACCATCGCCAGGCGGCATTGCGGCCCGCGGCGGTGGCGCTGAAGAACTGGCTGCTGGAGGCGGCGGCGGCTTAACGCGTGCGGGACGGGCTGGCGGCAGTGCCCGTAATGCCGCGTCAGGCCGCCGGGCGGCGCCGGAAATGGCTGAGCGTGGGACCCGTGCCGGCAAGCCGGTCGATGGCGGTACCGAACATGCGCGCGGACGCGGCAAGCACCAGTGCCTCGCCCGCGCTGGCGCGCGTTTCGCCATCCGCTGCTTCCAGCGAACCGGCACCGTGCTCGGCCAGCAGCGGCAGCTCCTCGGCAAGCGGCGTGCCGCTGTCGACGAACAGCCCATCCTCGGCCGAGCCGGCCATGGCGCGCACGCGCCGCATGGCGCGGTAGGCGGAAAAGCCCCACAGCTTCGTCACGCAATGCAGTGCAAGGGCCATCACTTCGCCATGGGGAAACAGGCGCAGCACGCGGTCGCGGAAATCGCCGCGCAGGTCGCGGTTCACGCGCGACCAGGCGTTGCCGTGGATGAGTGCCCCGGCAAGGTCCGCATGGCAGACCAGCACGCCGCCGGGGTAGGCACCCACGAACATGGCTTCCTCGTCCGGATGCAGGGCGTTCCACAGCGAGACTTCGCCGGCATGCCGGTAGCCGTCGGCCGCGAGTTCGCGCTGGATCAGCGCGGCCCGGCCGGCATCGTTGCCCATGCTCGCGCCGAAGCTGCCGGGCCGGTCGGTCGCGCACACGACGGACAGCTCCCAGCGCATGGCGAACGGCGTCATCCCGCGTCGCCGCCGGTATCCGCGTCTTCCGGCACCGACGTGTCGATGGCCGGCACGTCATGCCCCTTGCGATGCTCGGCCAGGGCGCTCAGCACGATCGGGTCGAGGCCCGCCCCGCGCGTCTGCGCCACGTGCTCGGCGAGGCGCTTGCGCATGCGCGGCGCCCAATAGCGCTCGAGGTGCAGCGCGATGCCGGTGCGGGCCTCCTCGTGGTCCGGGAACGAGGCGTAGAACGTGCCGATCTGGTTGGCCATCGTGACCAGGTTGTCGATGTTCATGCGCGCACCTCCGCTACGGCGGCCGCCGGATCGGCCAGCTCCAGCTGCGCCGTGTTGAAGCGCTGGTACTCGCGCTGCCATTCGGAAGGCTGCTGCACGGGCATCACCTGCACGGCCGTCACCTTGTATTCGGGGCAGTTGGTGGCCCAGTCAGAGTTTTCCGTGGTGATCACGTTGGCACCGGACTCGGGGAAGTGGAACGTCGTGTACACGACCCCCGGCTGCATGCGCTCCGTCACCAGCGCGCGCAGCACGGTTTCCCCCGCGCGGCTCTGGATGCCCACCCAGTCGTCATCGCGGATGCCGCGTTCCTGCGCATCGTGCGGGTGAATTTCCAGCCGGTCTTCCGCATGCCACTGCACGTTTTCCGTGCGCCGCGTCTGCGCGCCCACGTTGTACTGGGACAGGATGCGCCCGGTCGTGAGGATCAGCGGGTACTTGCGCGTCACCT contains:
- a CDS encoding formate dehydrogenase subunit delta encodes the protein MNIDNLVTMANQIGTFYASFPDHEEARTGIALHLERYWAPRMRKRLAEHVAQTRGAGLDPIVLSALAEHRKGHDVPAIDTSVPEDADTGGDAG
- a CDS encoding helix-turn-helix domain-containing protein codes for the protein MALDIGEVARRSGVAPSTLRYYEEKGLIASSGRNGLRRVFDGAVLERLALIALGRAAGFSLGEIGAMLSPDGRLHIDRATLLARADDIDSTIRKLAAVRDGLRHAAQCQAPSHLECPTFRRIMKAAAAGLIASPEAHPVGRKGR
- a CDS encoding MFS transporter is translated as MHKQAANPFSAPAPAPATPWLIVLTAAAILMVTMGTRGSLGLFLSPLNTHTGLGVAAISFAMAVAQLVWGAVQPLFGAVADRWGPSRVIVLGALMLAAGSALTTQVTSEWGLIFAIGILSAAGAGAGSFSILIGATAQHIPAERRSFANGVINAGGSMGQFVFAPLNGAVMAAFGWMHAMWMMAALALTTAPLAWRLRGEPKPANATGSAAGGVAGITLRAQLKLAFRDRSYWCLHAGFFTCGFHIAFLVTHMPGEVNLCGLSTAVASTSLAIIGLTNVAGSLLAGALGSRVRMKTLLFWMYATRAAAVLLYLAAPKEAMTFYVFAAVLGTTWLATVPPTAGLTAKLFGTRYLATLFGLTLFSHQVGGFFGAWLGGIAVTATGDYSWMWWADAALALAAALVNLPIREERPVARLAPA
- a CDS encoding LysR substrate-binding domain-containing protein, whose translation is MPAPLPIKSLLVFDAAMKHNSFALAAEELHVTPGAVGQQIQKLEAWLGTPLFVRATRQVLPTAEASSYWAAIQPALARLQHASDELRLGRSNEVWLSIPPTLAAKWFAPRMAAFFTANPGIALHLSATTALADFERERVDLSIRHFDGRDPALHAELLWRDEIRLYCSPAYARELRLEKPDDLARGTLLHTTFHPHWREWLLRFSALAARQVDAIPALHFDQGMLAIEAARHGQGAVLSSAVLTEVEVRDGTLCEPFPLRLPLSKGYYVVHHRQAALRPAAVALKNWLLEAAAA
- a CDS encoding class I SAM-dependent methyltransferase, which encodes MTATPITQAALWNGTAGNSWVDLRDLLDEMFRPIETLLADGIGASQRVLDVGCGTGSTTLAAARRGADATGVDLSAQMIDAARATAARLGLGATFVCADAQQHAFAPAGFDAVISRFGVMFFGDPVAAFRNLRQAARPGARLDMFVWRDAADNPYMTAAEKATAPLLPQLPPRQPDGPGQFALARPERVRGILAQAGWQAVTLEPADVPCSYPAAGAQLYAARMGPLGHLLPTLAPEERERIAAIARAALDPFVQGDRICFTAACWRVRAIA